Within Candidatus Sericytochromatia bacterium, the genomic segment GAGGAACTCACGGCGGCGGCTGATCTCGACCACTGGTTCACCCGCCACGGTCTCAGCCTGGTGGAACCGATCGTCGCCCACGGGGGCACCGTGGCCTTGTTGATGCTGGCGGGGCGAGCGGATGGAAAGGCCTACACCAACGGGGAACGCTGGTTGGTCCAACGCATCGTGCGCGAGGCCGGTCTGGCCATTGCGATGTTGCTACTCGAACGGACGGAGCGCACCCGTCGCTCCAAGATGGACACCTTGGCCCAGCGTTACAAGGATGCCCAGCAGCGCGCGGTCACGGATGGCCTGACGGGACTGGCCACCCACGTGTATTTCAAGGAACAGCTGTGGGCCCGCTTTCACGAGGCTCGGCGCCACGCGGCCCCCTTGAGCGTGTTGCTGATCGACATCGATCATTTCAAGCGGATCAATGACAATTTCGGCCATCCCACCGGTGACGAGGTCCTGCGACAGGTCTCGCGCGTGGTGAAGGAGGCGGCGCGGGGTTACGACACGGTGGCGCGCTACGGCGGCGAGGAACTGGCGATCGCCCTGCCCCGCACCGACCTGGCCGGCGCCACCGCGCTCGCCGAGCGCATCCGCGCGGCCATCGAAGCCTTGGCCCCCCTGGATGGGCGCGGGCGTCCAATTCCCACCGTCACCGCCAGCCTGGGGGTGGCGGAACTCGGCATCAAGGACCGCGACCCGGATGACCTGATCGCACGGGCCGATGCGGCCCTCTATCTGGCCAAACACGAGGGGCGAAATCAGGTCCGACACGCGCCCGGGACCCTGGCACAGCCCACCTGAGCAGGGGGCGAGCTGACCGACCGGTCGGCTCAGTTACCGCCGCAGCAACCGGCCGGACCCGTTTCGTCGACCTCGGCCTGCATCACCATGGGCGCCGTGATGCGGCGGACGAAGTCTTCCAGGTGGTCCCCGATTTCTTCCCGGAACATGTCGTCGAGGGCCTCATCGCTCAGCTGCAGTTGCTCTTTCACGAGGCGCATCAAGACCCGGGTGCGACAGCGGTCGACCGCAATCTCACCGGCCAGGAACGTGATGTCCCGGTAAAGCTTGGCAACGATGTCGTCCTGGATGGGGGCGGTGTGCATCAGTAAACGGCCTCGACAGGGAGCAGCCTCATCAGTATCTGACCTTCCGCCTCAGGGGTCAAATGCGGGATGGCGTCCCGGTCCGTCCAGGCCTGGAGGCTGGCAAGGCTTGACTGGAATGCTGCCTCGGGAGGGTATAACGGAGTCGTCGTCCTTGTTCTTTGCCGGGGGTGCCTCTCCTTATGACTCGTCTTCTCCAAGCGACCTGCCTGGCCCTGGCCTTGCAGGCCGCGGTCGCCGCACCGGCACTGGCCAGTTCCTCCTTCGGGGCGTCCTTTGGTTTCTCGCAGGCCGATAGCGGGAATCTCGCCCGCTTCGACACCCTCCACGGCTCCTCCGCGTTCCGCTATCGTTGGGGGGCCCTGACGCCGTTCACGGATTTCGGCCTGGGGTTGGTGTCCCGCTCGCAGACCTTGTCGCCAGACCGAACCTACGTGTTCGAGACCGCCGGCGGCTCTGTCGATGCGTCCCTGAGACTCGGCCCCGTGCGCCTGGGCTCTGCGCTGGAACTGGCGTGGCTGCGCCAAATTGTGGCCGATACGGCCCAGGCGGGCACCTTGCGGTTTCACAACGGCGCCGGGTTCTTGCTTGAGCCGTACCTCGGGTTCCAATTCACGCCTGACCCGCGCAAGGACCTCACCTTGGAACTTTCCGTCCACTATCCGGTGCCATTGCCGCAGATGCGGGTGGACCCGGCCATCGGGCCTCGCGTGATGCTCACGATGTGGGTTTCGGACGATGAGGAATCGGAGGATGCCCCCGACACGAAGGCGCCAGCCACCGAATCCGATGACTCAACGGCCTCGCCGAAACCCGCGCAGACAGCACCTCGCACGCCGGCGCCCGGCAAGACGCCTCCTGTCAAATCGCGCCCCGGGCGCTGAGAGGCTGGCTGACTTGGCAGCTTGCCCGGTGGGTTGGGTGCCGAAGCTGTGACCGCAACGCTTCGGCAACTGGCCGCTTATCTCCGAAACACCCTGCCGCCTGGCCCCGAGGGGCTGGTGTGGTGGTTGACCTTGCTGGCCTCGCTCGGGGTGACCTCGGTCATTCCCCTGCTGCCGCTTTACGCGAGGGACCAGGGGGCCGACCTGCAGGCCATCGGCTGGATGGCCGCGGCCTACCTGGCGACCAATCTGGTGTTTCTTTATGGGGCCGGGCGACTCTCCGATTGGCTGGGGCGGCGTCCGCTCATGGCGGTGGGTATGCTTACCTACGCCGCTTGTTCGCTGGGGTTCCTGCTCTGGCCCTCCGCGTTGGGCTTCATTGTCCTGCGTGGCATCGAAGGCATCGCGGCGGCCTGCTTTTTGCCGGCGGCCCTCGCCTACGTGGCTGACCGCTATCCCATTTCCGAGCGGGGTCTGCGCATCAGCCAACTCGCGGTGGCGGAAAATCTCGGTCTGCTGCTCGGGCCTGCGTTCGGTGGGGCCGTCAAGACGGCCTTGGGGATGGGGGTGCTGTTCGCTTGCCTGGCGGTGATGTGCCTGATCGGCACGGCGCTGGTCTTTCGTCTCCCGGTCCCAGCGAAGCGGGAGGCTGACGTCCCTGTGCCGCCGGGGGCCCAGGGGACGCCTTCCCAGGCACCTGAGCAGCCGCCTGAGGCAACAGAGGCGAGCACCGTGACGCGGACGGGTGGGCCTTTGATGAGAAAAGGGCCGGGTTTGTGGCACTCGGTTCGCCCCTACCTGTTCGTGGGCATTTCCTGCCGGGCCGCGGCCGCAGGTTTTGCCCTCGGTTCCTACCTGACCGTCTGGCCCCTGTTCATGGCCGCGCTGGGAGCCAGCGATTGGGATGTGTCGTTTTCGTGGACGGTGTTCGCGGTGCCGTCGCTGTTTCTGGGGCCGTTTGCGGGGCGCCTGATTGACCGCGTCGGTGGGGGCCGCCCGTTGCTGTGGGGCGCCCTGTTCTCGGGGTGCGTGGTCTGCTCTTATGCGTTCTGTGCGGATGTGTCGACCTTGTTGGCCTTTTGCGCGCTGGAAGGGGTCGGATTTGCCTTCGCGTACCCTGCGGCCAACACGTTGATGGTGCAGGCGGCCCCGGAAGCGATGCGTGGGCGGATGATCGGCGCTGTGACGGCCATCCGCACCCTCGGCACGCTGATCGGGGCGCTGCTGACCCCGATCTGGTATGCCCACGGCGCTCGCCCCACCTTCTTGGGGGTGGGCGTCGTCTTGCTGGTCGGTGCCGCGACTCTGGCCCTTTGCCTGGCCTTGGATCGGCGCCAAACGGTCTCCGCGGAGGGCGCGGGCGCGCCCGTTTGAGCTCCGGAGTGGGCCATCTTGGTGAGCTGCGGATCGCCCTTCGGGCGCGGCCAGTGCTTCCTCACGAGAATTTCCGAGTGAACACTTTACTGACGTACTTAACCTTTTTATAATATATGCTTAAGCTTTACTTCTCTTTGCGTGGAGGTCCCCGATGTCTCGTTGTCTGCTCGTGGCGCCCGTGTTGGCGGCCTCTTTGATGCTTGGAAGCCTGGCGGGTTGCGGAACCGCCGGCGCACCAGCGCTGCCCCGGCAGGCTTCGGCCGCCCCGGCCGCGGTCAAGCTGCAGGCCGCTGCCCGCAAGGAAACGCGGGCGCAGGCGGAGGCCCGGGCCAAGCGTTACATCGCCGAGTTCAACGAGACGGCCTGGCGCTCGATCAACGCCCGCAGTGAGATGGTGCGCAAGATCGCGCGGACGGACTCCGATGCGGCCTACGATTTCCTGCTGCAGGAGATCGAGGATCTACAGGAGTTGCGCGGGGAGATGAAGAAGGTCACGGCTGCCGAGGCCGAGGAATATGAGGAGCTGCTGACGGAAGAACTCGATGAGATGACGCCGGATCAGCAGGTGGTCAAAGCCCGCGTGCGCAAGGCTGAATCGCTCTCGATGGACCTGGACGAGGTCACCATCCTGGAAGAGCAAGCCGCCGGCCCTTCGGCCCAGTGGGCGGGGAATGCCCGCGTGGGCAGCCGCAACCGGGTGCTCTCCGCCATTCAGGAAAGCAAGCTTTACCGCGCCGTGTCTCGTGCCTTCAAGAACACGCGGAAGAAGGTGCGTACGATCCTGCGCAGCCTGTGCCGCAAGGTGCTGTGGTGCCGTTGAGCCCGGTCTTTCTCTGAGCCCGCGACCCCGCTTCGGCGGGGTTTTGGCTTTCATCGCGGCGGTCTCGGATCAGGCGTCGGCGCTGGGCGCCTGACCGGCCCGGCGAAACCCCGGCACCCAGGCCAGCGCGATGGCCAGGGCCCCGATCGCCACGGCGTTCACGCGCAGCAGGGCAGCGGGCGCCAGATGCTCCGCCAGCATGCCGTAGACCCCGTATGACAGGGGGATCAGGCCGCTGCAGATGCTGGTCATCAGACCAAAGAACCGGCCGGCTTCGGCCGGTGGAATCCGCCCTTGGAACCAGGCGATCGTCACGACGTTGACCCCTCCCATGCAGAGGCCGGCCAGCGCCAGCGCGGCCAGATGCAGCGGAAAGCTGGGCCATTGCCCCATGGCGGCGATCGCCAGCGCCACCCCGGCAATGCCACCCGCCACCCACGGGAACGGTCGGCGGACGCGCAGCCGGGTGGCCAGGGCCAGTGCGGCGAGCAGCATGCCCAGCCCCAGCGCACCTTCCATCCAGCCCAGTCCCGCTGCGCCGACCTGAAAGACCTCCCGCGCGAAATAGGGCATGAACAGGATCACCGGCATGGTGAAGATGTTGACGGTGGCAAAGCACGTCAGCACACCGGCCACGGTGGGGTCCAGGCGCAGCAAGCGAAACCCGCCCCGGCTGGCGGCCAGGAAGGACTCGGCTGCGGGGCCCGGCGGGAGGCCCTGGCGAGGCAAACCGGCCAGCAGCAGCCCTGACAGCAAGAAACTGCCGGCGTTGAGGGCGAAGGCCCCCGCGCTGCCTGCTCCCGCCACCAGCAGGCCACCCAGCACGGGGCCTGCCAACGACGCGCCATGCTGGCTGCTCTCCATCCAGGAGGTGGCCCGCATCACCTGCGAGGACGACACGACGCTCGGCAAGGTGGCCAGGGCTGCGGGCGCGAAGAGGGTGGTCAGCGCGGACAGGCAGGCACTGGCCAGCAGGGCCACGGGAACGGTCAGGGCCCCGTGCCAGGCCAGCCAGGCCAGGGCCGCCACCACCCCGGCGCGCGCCAGGTCCGAGAGCACCATCAGCCTGCGCCGTTCGACCCGATCCGCCAGGGTTCCGGCC encodes:
- a CDS encoding GGDEF domain-containing protein → MPRPRSLPPAARRRAAPLARLALWSGGFLGTYAAGLATLGALQAPDPWIPVGAGLLTAVVFQVVGRKRLATLGPSQAHLRADERLSRALDAATDAEQVASLVAGTLHQVVRPTQGFVWLLDAERRVYHLAACIGLPSSFDVLSDDQVRAWLAAVGGAPDMTPEELTAAADLDHWFTRHGLSLVEPIVAHGGTVALLMLAGRADGKAYTNGERWLVQRIVREAGLAIAMLLLERTERTRRSKMDTLAQRYKDAQQRAVTDGLTGLATHVYFKEQLWARFHEARRHAAPLSVLLIDIDHFKRINDNFGHPTGDEVLRQVSRVVKEAARGYDTVARYGGEELAIALPRTDLAGATALAERIRAAIEALAPLDGRGRPIPTVTASLGVAELGIKDRDPDDLIARADAALYLAKHEGRNQVRHAPGTLAQPT
- a CDS encoding MFS transporter, with protein sequence MTATLRQLAAYLRNTLPPGPEGLVWWLTLLASLGVTSVIPLLPLYARDQGADLQAIGWMAAAYLATNLVFLYGAGRLSDWLGRRPLMAVGMLTYAACSLGFLLWPSALGFIVLRGIEGIAAACFLPAALAYVADRYPISERGLRISQLAVAENLGLLLGPAFGGAVKTALGMGVLFACLAVMCLIGTALVFRLPVPAKREADVPVPPGAQGTPSQAPEQPPEATEASTVTRTGGPLMRKGPGLWHSVRPYLFVGISCRAAAAGFALGSYLTVWPLFMAALGASDWDVSFSWTVFAVPSLFLGPFAGRLIDRVGGGRPLLWGALFSGCVVCSYAFCADVSTLLAFCALEGVGFAFAYPAANTLMVQAAPEAMRGRMIGAVTAIRTLGTLIGALLTPIWYAHGARPTFLGVGVVLLVGAATLALCLALDRRQTVSAEGAGAPV
- a CDS encoding MFS transporter, translating into MSDAPADASLLRTPGFLKLWLAHTVSQLGDRLHQLALMWWTMVQTGSVAQTGAVLIASTLPAVLLGPLAGTLADRVERRRLMVLSDLARAGVVAALAWLAWHGALTVPVALLASACLSALTTLFAPAALATLPSVVSSSQVMRATSWMESSQHGASLAGPVLGGLLVAGAGSAGAFALNAGSFLLSGLLLAGLPRQGLPPGPAAESFLAASRGGFRLLRLDPTVAGVLTCFATVNIFTMPVILFMPYFAREVFQVGAAGLGWMEGALGLGMLLAALALATRLRVRRPFPWVAGGIAGVALAIAAMGQWPSFPLHLAALALAGLCMGGVNVVTIAWFQGRIPPAEAGRFFGLMTSICSGLIPLSYGVYGMLAEHLAPAALLRVNAVAIGALAIALAWVPGFRRAGQAPSADA